One Perognathus longimembris pacificus isolate PPM17 chromosome 2, ASM2315922v1, whole genome shotgun sequence DNA segment encodes these proteins:
- the Shh gene encoding sonic hedgehog protein, translating to MLPPARCLRLLLLSALLVGAGLACGPGRGFGKRRHPKKLTPLAYKQFIPNVAEKTLGASGRYEGKISRNSERFKELTPNYNPDIIFKDEENTGADRLMTQRCKDKLNALAISVMNQWPGVKLRVTEGWDEDGHHSEESLHYEGRAVDITTSDRDRSKYGMLARLAVEAGFDWVYYESKAHIHCSVKAENSVAAKSGGCFPGWATVHLEQGGTKPVRDLRPGDRVLAADAQGRLLYSDFLAFLDRDDGARKVFYVIETRGPRARLLLTAAHLLFVAPAPRNASARAGPPGRRALFASRVRPGQRVYVAASGRGGERRLRPAAVHRVTLREEAAGAYAPLTAHGTILVNRVLASCYAVIEEHGWAHRAFAPFRLAHALLAALAPARTDGDGDGGGDARRAPGPGLPGPPAPPAPRAPPASSGVHWYSQLLYHLGTWLLDSEALHPLGMAAPAR from the exons ATGCTGCCGCCCGCCAGATGCCTGCGGCTGCTGCTGCTCTCCGCGCTGCTCGTGGGCGCCGGGCTGGCGTGCGGGCCCGGCCGGGGCTTCGGGAAGAGGCGGCACCCCAAAAAGCTGACCCCGTTAGCCTACAAGCAGTTCATCCCCAACGTGGCGGAGAAGACGCTGGGGGCCAGCGGGCGCTACGAGGGCAAGATCTCCCGCAACTCCGAGCGCTTCAAGGAACTCACCCCCAATTACAACCCCGACATCATCTTCAAGGATGAGGAGAACACCGGCGCCGACCGGCTCATGACTCAG AGGTGTAAGGACAAGCTGAACGCCCTGGCCATCTCGGTGATGAACCAGTGGCCCGGCGTGAAGCTGCGGGTGACGGAGGGCTGGGACGAGGACGGCCACCACTCCGAGGAGTCGCTGCACTACGAGGGCCGCGCGGTGGACATCACCACGTCGGACCGGGACCGCAGCAAGTACGGCATGCTGGCGCGCCTGGCGGTGGAGGCCGGCTTCGACTGGGTCTACTACGAGTCCAAGGCGCACATCCACTGCTCGGTGAAAGCAG AGAACTCGGTGGCGGCCAAGTCGGGCGGCTGCTTCCCCGGATGGGCCACGGTGCACCTGGAGCAGGGCGGCACCAAGCCGGTGCGGGACCTGCGGCCCGGGGACCGCGTGCTGGCGGCGGACGCGCAGGGCCGGCTGCTGTACAGCGACTTCCTGGCCTTCCTGGACCGCGACGACGGCGCGCGCAAGGTCTTCTACGTGATCGAGACGCGGGGGCCGCGCGCGCGCCTGCTGCTCACCGCCGCGCACCTGCTCTTCGTGGCGCCCGCGCCGCGCAACGCCTCGGCCCGGGCGGGGCCGCCGGGGCGCCGCGCGCTCTTCGCCAGCCGCGTGCGGCCCGGCCAGCGCGTGTACGTGGCGGCGTCCGGGCGCGGCGGGGAGCGGCGGCTGCGGCCGGCGGCGGTGCACCGCGTGACGCTGCGGGAGGAGGCGGCGGGCGCGTACGCGCCGCTCACGGCGCACGGCACCATCCTCGTCAACCGGGTGCTGGCCTCGTGCTACGCCGTCATCGAGGAGCACGGCTGGGCGCACCGCGCCTTCGCGCCCTTCCGCCTGGCGCACGCGCTGCTGGCCGCGCTGGCGCCCGCGCGCACGGACGGCGACGGCGACGGCGGCGGGGACGCGCGgcgcgcgcccggccccgggctcccgggcccccccgcccccccggcgccccgggccccgccggccTCCTCGGGCGTCCACTGGTACTCGCAgctgctctaccacctgggcACCTGGCTGTTGGACAGCGAGGCCCTGCACCCCCTGGGCATGGCGGCCCCGGCCCGCtga